One window of Candidatus Nitrospira kreftii genomic DNA carries:
- a CDS encoding hypothetical protein (conserved protein of unknown function): MATIETGLGTVIITGSSGLIGSAFLAHVGERYTELCLDSKGPLGVPPKTAHIIPCNLASDENLHQALDEVRRLGHRRIASILHLAAYYSFAGESSPLYEQVNVRGTERLLHGLRDFEVEQFLFASTMLVHQPCRPGSRIDEDWPLDPKWAYPKSKVAAEQLILRERGDVPVLLMRIGAVYDNHCHSIPLAQQIRRIYEKRFVNRILSGDVTHGVAFLHMEDMVAALVLAVERRKELPQVTALLIGESETLSYDELQRTISRQLYGQEWKTYQIPKTLAKLGCWLQNLLPGADPFLKPWMIDISDDHYAFDISRARTLLGWEPRHSLRTSLPNIINELKLDPEGWYKHNHLRANTLPSQ; this comes from the coding sequence ATGGCAACAATCGAAACAGGGTTGGGAACAGTGATTATTACCGGCAGCAGTGGGCTGATCGGCAGCGCATTCCTTGCTCACGTCGGAGAACGCTATACGGAGCTGTGCTTGGACTCCAAAGGGCCGCTTGGTGTGCCTCCCAAGACGGCACACATTATCCCTTGCAACCTCGCCTCGGATGAGAACCTCCACCAAGCGCTGGACGAGGTTCGTCGGCTCGGCCACAGGCGGATCGCCTCAATTCTTCATCTCGCCGCGTACTATAGTTTCGCAGGTGAGTCCAGTCCCCTGTACGAGCAGGTAAACGTGCGTGGCACCGAACGGTTGCTGCATGGGCTGCGCGATTTTGAGGTCGAGCAGTTTCTCTTTGCCAGCACTATGCTCGTGCACCAACCTTGCCGACCGGGATCGCGTATCGACGAAGATTGGCCGCTCGACCCGAAATGGGCTTATCCTAAGTCGAAGGTCGCGGCGGAGCAACTGATCTTGCGTGAAAGGGGCGACGTGCCGGTGCTGCTCATGCGCATCGGCGCCGTGTACGACAATCACTGCCATTCAATTCCCCTCGCACAGCAAATCAGGCGTATTTACGAAAAGCGATTCGTCAACCGTATATTGTCCGGCGACGTCACGCATGGAGTCGCTTTCTTACATATGGAGGATATGGTCGCGGCGTTGGTACTCGCAGTCGAACGACGCAAGGAGCTTCCGCAGGTCACGGCGTTACTCATCGGCGAATCGGAAACGCTCAGTTACGACGAGCTTCAACGTACCATCAGCCGTCAGCTTTACGGCCAGGAATGGAAGACGTATCAAATCCCCAAGACATTGGCCAAGCTTGGCTGCTGGCTCCAGAACTTGTTGCCCGGTGCAGATCCGTTCCTCAAGCCGTGGATGATCGATATCTCTGACGACCATTATGCGTTCGACATCTCCCGCGCACGCACACTTCTTGGATGGGAGCCCCGCCACTCTCTACGCACATCACTGCCAAACATCATCAACGAGCTGAAGCTCGATCCAGAAGGCTGGTATAAGCACAACCATCTGAGAGCGAATACCCTTCCGTCTCAGTAG
- a CDS encoding hypothetical protein (conserved exported protein of unknown function) — MRRMKIGQFVLVMTFSLTLSGEIASAAELMPLDPVPAAYADKHMPPGWWTDRKVIKEGRDIYFGEAITLVACHSCHGQDGRPVSSGGGLRDQNNTSRFSDSYWYWRVAEGIPKTPMMPWKSLLSEDQIWKVIAFIHTFSHKDKPSKHTDYKAEARPKKVIVKDAAPMMLVPAGEFIMGSNEGDGHEKPEHRVLLDAYYMDMHEVTVGQYGEFLEANSFDPPPSWTTMAEPPHENRPVVNVDWKDANNYCKWAGKRLPTEAEWEKAARGTDGRIYPWGNDPPDPLKANYGKEKWDNHNALVPVGQLKDGQSSYGIYDLAGNVSEWVSDWYDPDYYATSPSKNPQGPENGKYKVLRGGSWDFAAENLRSSRRDFNIPSATDYDSPAYRNFNSGFRCAKNP, encoded by the coding sequence ATGCGGAGAATGAAGATCGGGCAATTCGTCCTGGTGATGACATTCAGCCTAACTCTGTCGGGAGAGATAGCCTCAGCAGCCGAACTCATGCCATTAGATCCAGTGCCAGCCGCTTATGCCGACAAACACATGCCGCCCGGCTGGTGGACGGATCGAAAGGTCATTAAGGAGGGAAGAGACATTTATTTCGGTGAAGCCATCACACTTGTCGCCTGTCACTCTTGCCATGGTCAGGATGGACGTCCGGTAAGCAGTGGCGGGGGACTCCGTGACCAAAACAATACCAGCCGTTTCTCAGACAGCTACTGGTATTGGCGAGTGGCGGAAGGGATTCCAAAAACGCCAATGATGCCCTGGAAATCGCTCCTCTCAGAAGATCAGATTTGGAAAGTGATCGCGTTCATACATACCTTCTCGCATAAGGATAAACCCTCGAAGCACACGGATTATAAGGCAGAGGCACGACCGAAGAAGGTCATCGTCAAAGATGCCGCACCCATGATGCTGGTGCCGGCGGGGGAATTTATCATGGGATCCAACGAAGGGGATGGCCATGAGAAGCCCGAGCACAGAGTCCTTCTCGATGCCTATTACATGGACATGCACGAGGTGACGGTCGGGCAATATGGGGAGTTCCTAGAAGCCAACAGTTTTGACCCTCCGCCGTCGTGGACAACCATGGCCGAACCTCCCCATGAGAATCGCCCTGTCGTCAATGTCGATTGGAAGGATGCGAACAATTATTGCAAGTGGGCCGGCAAGCGGCTGCCGACGGAAGCCGAGTGGGAGAAGGCGGCCCGCGGAACGGATGGCCGGATCTATCCCTGGGGCAACGATCCTCCGGATCCCCTCAAGGCCAACTATGGGAAGGAGAAGTGGGACAACCACAATGCACTAGTGCCGGTGGGGCAATTGAAAGACGGCCAGAGCTCCTATGGGATCTATGATCTAGCGGGAAATGTCTCAGAATGGGTGAGCGACTGGTATGACCCAGATTATTATGCGACCAGCCCATCGAAAAACCCGCAGGGACCTGAAAATGGTAAATACAAAGTCTTGCGGGGAGGCTCATGGGACTTTGCTGCTGAGAATCTGCGATCGTCGCGCCGGGACTTCAACATACCATCGGCCACCGACTACGACTCACCGGCGTATCGGAACTTCAACAGTGGGTTTAGGTGTGCAAAGAATCCATAG
- a CDS encoding Catalase-peroxidase, translating to MLTVKITSFVLFALALSQFGYAEEYRGPKPSADRQTMSNQFWWPERLDLMPLRQHAAESNPLGKQFTYAQEFNKLDLKAVKKDLKELMTASQDWWPADYGHYGPFFIRMAWHSAGTYRIADGRGGAGGGQQRFEPLNSWPDNANLDKARRLLWPVKKKYGNKLSWADLMVLTGNVAMESMGFKTFGFGGGRVDTWEADLVYWGPEKKWLADERYKGDRQLDNPLAAVQMGLIYVNPQGPNGNPDPIAAAKDIRETFGRMGMNDEETVALIAGGHTFGKAHGNGNPSKCVGAEPAAAAIEEQGFGWTNTCGSGKGADTITSGLEGAWSVNPAAWTNQYFTNLFTFEWVMTKSPAGATQWIPKDGQAANLVPDAHDPNVRHAPIMLTTDLSLKFDPSYQQIGKRFLENPKEFELAFAKAWFKLIHRDMGPRARYLGKEVPQEDLIWQDPIPKVNHKLIGGRDMASLKKTIIASGLTVPELVRTAWASAASFRGTDKRGGANGARVRLAPQKDWPVNNPEELAKVLARLEGIQKDFNKAHTDGKAVSLADLVVLGGAAAIEQAAKVTGHSVQVPFTPGRMDASQLQTDVISFAVLEPKADGFRNYYGDGNSMSPADMLVDRANMLTLTVPEMTVLVGGMRALHANAGQSKHGVFTHKPGALSNDFFVNLLDMSTKWQKSSQSEGVYDGVDRKTNAIKWTATPVDLIFGSHSELRAIAEVYAAEDGQQKFIRDFVTAWNKVMMLDRFDVM from the coding sequence ATGCTCACGGTAAAAATAACAAGTTTCGTCCTATTTGCTTTAGCCCTCTCACAATTCGGTTACGCTGAAGAGTATCGCGGACCGAAGCCTAGTGCCGATAGGCAAACGATGTCGAACCAATTCTGGTGGCCCGAAAGACTTGATCTCATGCCCCTTCGCCAGCATGCAGCTGAGTCCAACCCACTGGGGAAACAGTTTACATACGCTCAAGAGTTTAACAAGCTCGACCTGAAGGCTGTGAAGAAAGACCTCAAGGAATTGATGACAGCCTCACAGGACTGGTGGCCGGCAGACTACGGTCACTACGGACCATTTTTTATCCGGATGGCCTGGCACAGTGCCGGCACCTACCGCATCGCTGACGGTCGTGGCGGAGCTGGCGGCGGTCAACAGCGCTTCGAGCCTCTGAACAGTTGGCCTGATAACGCAAACCTTGATAAGGCTCGGCGGTTGCTGTGGCCTGTCAAAAAGAAATATGGCAATAAACTTTCCTGGGCCGACTTGATGGTCCTGACCGGAAATGTAGCCATGGAATCGATGGGCTTCAAGACCTTCGGTTTTGGCGGCGGACGTGTGGACACCTGGGAAGCCGATCTAGTCTATTGGGGGCCTGAGAAGAAATGGCTCGCGGATGAGCGATACAAGGGCGACAGACAATTGGACAACCCACTTGCTGCTGTTCAGATGGGCCTCATCTATGTGAACCCACAGGGACCTAACGGTAATCCTGATCCCATAGCAGCAGCGAAGGATATCCGAGAAACGTTTGGCCGTATGGGGATGAACGATGAAGAGACTGTCGCTCTGATCGCGGGCGGCCACACCTTCGGCAAAGCCCATGGCAATGGAAATCCATCCAAATGTGTCGGGGCTGAGCCTGCGGCTGCAGCGATAGAGGAGCAGGGATTCGGCTGGACAAACACCTGTGGGTCCGGCAAGGGTGCAGATACTATCACGAGTGGGTTGGAAGGCGCTTGGTCCGTCAACCCCGCTGCATGGACCAACCAATACTTCACGAATCTTTTCACCTTCGAATGGGTAATGACCAAGAGCCCGGCCGGCGCCACACAATGGATTCCCAAAGATGGCCAAGCAGCGAACCTGGTGCCCGATGCTCATGATCCCAACGTCAGACATGCTCCCATCATGTTAACGACCGACCTCTCACTGAAGTTCGATCCCAGCTATCAACAAATTGGGAAACGCTTCCTCGAAAACCCGAAGGAGTTTGAACTCGCGTTCGCGAAGGCATGGTTCAAGCTCATTCATCGTGATATGGGGCCTCGCGCACGTTATCTTGGCAAGGAAGTTCCCCAGGAGGACCTCATCTGGCAAGATCCCATTCCTAAGGTCAATCACAAGCTGATCGGCGGCAGAGACATGGCAAGTCTTAAGAAGACAATCATTGCGTCTGGATTGACGGTCCCGGAACTCGTTCGCACAGCCTGGGCATCCGCTGCGTCTTTCCGCGGGACCGATAAGCGTGGCGGAGCCAATGGAGCGCGTGTTCGCCTCGCGCCCCAAAAGGACTGGCCGGTCAACAATCCGGAGGAACTGGCGAAGGTCCTCGCACGCTTAGAGGGCATTCAAAAGGACTTCAATAAGGCGCACACCGATGGGAAAGCCGTGTCACTAGCGGATCTGGTTGTCCTGGGTGGAGCGGCAGCGATTGAGCAGGCAGCGAAGGTAACCGGGCACAGCGTGCAGGTCCCCTTTACGCCAGGACGCATGGACGCATCACAACTGCAAACGGATGTCATTTCGTTCGCTGTGCTTGAGCCAAAAGCCGATGGGTTCCGCAACTACTACGGCGATGGCAACTCTATGTCACCCGCAGACATGCTCGTTGATCGGGCCAATATGTTGACGTTAACAGTCCCTGAAATGACTGTGCTCGTAGGAGGTATGCGAGCGTTACACGCCAATGCAGGGCAATCCAAACATGGCGTGTTCACTCACAAACCTGGGGCATTGAGCAACGACTTCTTCGTCAACTTGCTCGATATGTCTACAAAGTGGCAAAAGTCATCGCAGTCTGAAGGGGTTTACGATGGTGTGGATCGTAAGACCAATGCGATCAAATGGACCGCAACACCGGTCGACCTCATTTTTGGATCGCACTCTGAACTTCGTGCGATCGCAGAAGTCTACGCTGCCGAAGATGGACAACAGAAGTTTATTCGTGACTTTGTGACTGCCTGGAACAAGGTGATGATGCTCGACCGCTTCGACGTCATGTAA
- a CDS encoding putative tetraheme cytochrome c-type: MLGRFRQYLGASGGALLLGAVLMVGAIAVVFGGEHALSRTEFCVSCHSQTYPWEELKKSSHYGALGADPGCKDCHVPQGLGNFHLALWTHIYDGSRAVLAEMKYDYSTIEKFNERRPIMAHYARMSLKNWDSVTCRDCHKNTKPPGASAKAAHKKMETEGATCIDCHQNLVHKKVPESDLNASLAKGIMVLKEVKKGTEDTEDSDDKD; the protein is encoded by the coding sequence ATGCTAGGGAGGTTCAGGCAATACTTGGGCGCGTCGGGCGGCGCCCTGCTTCTTGGCGCCGTTCTCATGGTCGGAGCAATCGCCGTGGTCTTCGGCGGGGAGCACGCCCTCTCCAGAACCGAGTTCTGCGTGAGCTGTCATTCCCAAACCTACCCGTGGGAGGAGCTGAAAAAATCCTCGCACTATGGCGCACTCGGGGCCGATCCAGGCTGCAAGGACTGCCACGTACCTCAGGGCTTGGGGAACTTCCATCTGGCCCTATGGACACACATCTATGACGGGTCGCGCGCCGTACTTGCGGAGATGAAGTATGACTACTCGACAATCGAGAAATTTAACGAGCGCCGGCCTATCATGGCCCATTACGCGCGCATGTCCCTCAAAAACTGGGACAGCGTCACTTGCCGGGATTGCCATAAGAACACCAAGCCACCCGGCGCATCGGCGAAGGCCGCGCACAAGAAAATGGAAACCGAGGGTGCCACCTGCATCGATTGCCATCAGAATCTGGTCCATAAGAAAGTCCCGGAGAGCGATCTCAATGCAAGTTTAGCGAAGGGGATCATGGTATTGAAGGAAGTAAAAAAGGGAACGGAAGACACTGAGGATTCGGATGATAAGGACTGA
- a CDS encoding hypothetical protein (conserved protein of unknown function) codes for MTRQHTRLALALTGVLATILTTGMPLQSAFGEGGARRDVVRQEQQNIKDAIMHATEAVEHGKQGHAEKLVTHAEASLQHAVRGGEDPHLGEAMTHLKEAIEHGKAGHTDVAAKHAETAVTHLSQISQIR; via the coding sequence ATGACACGACAACACACACGACTAGCTCTAGCACTGACCGGAGTTCTGGCCACGATCCTCACCACTGGTATGCCGCTCCAGTCGGCATTCGGCGAAGGTGGGGCACGACGTGATGTGGTGCGACAAGAGCAGCAGAACATCAAAGATGCCATCATGCACGCGACGGAGGCAGTGGAACACGGCAAACAGGGTCATGCCGAGAAGCTTGTGACCCATGCCGAAGCGTCGCTGCAGCACGCAGTTAGAGGAGGGGAGGACCCGCATTTGGGAGAAGCGATGACCCATCTGAAAGAAGCGATTGAGCATGGTAAAGCTGGTCATACTGACGTGGCCGCGAAACATGCCGAAACCGCCGTCACACATCTATCTCAAATATCTCAAATCAGGTAA
- a CDS encoding hypothetical protein (conserved exported protein of unknown function) produces MYSIPKVVGVMSCAFLLCFGLAGTTALAADDMQLGPSGERIGGQSGQRADKDKLQGGAGEHSDKRMGGQAGTRASKDKLKGVIADDADHRMGGQAGHKGAEDMLERPAKTKK; encoded by the coding sequence ATGTATTCAATTCCAAAAGTAGTCGGCGTCATGTCTTGCGCTTTCTTGCTGTGCTTTGGTCTGGCTGGCACTACCGCTCTAGCTGCAGACGATATGCAACTTGGCCCATCTGGTGAGCGGATAGGCGGCCAATCTGGTCAGAGGGCCGATAAAGATAAATTACAGGGTGGAGCAGGCGAACACTCCGATAAGAGGATGGGCGGTCAAGCGGGTACGAGAGCCTCTAAAGACAAGTTGAAGGGCGTCATTGCTGACGACGCTGATCACAGAATGGGCGGTCAAGCCGGGCACAAGGGCGCTGAAGATATGCTGGAGCGCCCCGCGAAAACGAAAAAGTGA
- a CDS encoding hypothetical protein (conserved protein of unknown function) translates to MRTIHHVTFQQDKITYDAEEGQWLYDVCEAAGASVPFACKAGACGTCATQIVQGEESLGPQRAREIRTLESNGLDPKQYRLLCLADVHGTLTLGASAKTQHGAASLGLFKARVEEYRPLTLTVCEQRFAIESGEIKFSPGQYMIFHVPGLDKVIRRSYSISSHLSDRTHFEICVRAVSGGFCSNFIHRLRPGDCIQVEGPYGDFRLADGSQRDILMIATGTGIAPIKSMLLSLLGQTGSRRIRLFFGLRNVSDLFYTKWLSDLRENHLRFEPTIILSQPDPMGWRGLRGRVTDLIHEQVSADQVSNTDAYLCGGRPMIEEVKRLLINKGMQVEHIRHETFF, encoded by the coding sequence ATGAGAACGATCCACCACGTTACCTTTCAACAGGACAAGATTACCTACGATGCGGAAGAGGGACAATGGTTGTATGACGTGTGTGAGGCCGCTGGAGCGTCAGTCCCATTTGCCTGTAAAGCTGGCGCCTGTGGCACCTGTGCGACTCAGATCGTGCAAGGCGAGGAGAGCCTAGGACCGCAGAGAGCTCGAGAGATTCGGACACTAGAAAGTAATGGTCTGGACCCTAAGCAGTATCGACTCTTGTGCTTGGCGGACGTCCACGGAACGCTCACCTTGGGGGCGAGCGCGAAAACGCAACACGGGGCCGCCTCACTTGGTTTGTTCAAGGCACGCGTTGAAGAATATCGCCCACTTACCTTGACGGTCTGTGAGCAGAGATTTGCGATCGAGTCGGGGGAAATCAAATTTTCTCCTGGCCAATATATGATCTTTCATGTACCGGGACTCGACAAAGTCATTCGGCGATCCTACTCGATTTCTTCACATCTTTCCGACAGGACACATTTCGAGATTTGCGTGCGCGCTGTATCCGGTGGGTTCTGTTCTAATTTCATTCATCGGCTCCGCCCAGGGGATTGTATCCAGGTCGAAGGCCCCTACGGTGACTTTCGATTGGCCGACGGATCACAGCGAGACATTCTGATGATCGCGACGGGAACCGGTATTGCGCCGATCAAGTCGATGCTGCTGTCTCTTCTTGGACAGACCGGCAGTCGCCGGATCCGATTGTTCTTCGGATTGCGGAATGTCTCCGACCTCTTTTATACCAAATGGCTCAGTGATCTGAGAGAGAACCACCTCCGGTTCGAACCGACCATCATTCTCTCACAGCCAGACCCGATGGGCTGGCGCGGATTGCGAGGTCGCGTCACGGACTTGATTCATGAACAGGTGTCTGCGGACCAAGTCTCAAACACGGACGCATACCTCTGTGGAGGGCGCCCCATGATTGAGGAGGTCAAACGATTGCTCATCAATAAAGGCATGCAGGTTGAGCATATCCGCCACGAAACCTTTTTCTAA